The following are encoded together in the Halococcus salifodinae DSM 8989 genome:
- a CDS encoding HemK2/MTQ2 family protein methyltransferase codes for MGLDDRRERDDVYQPAEDSDLLATAATADVTATDRALDVGTGSGYVAAQMQAAGAQVVGVDRNPHACRQAREAGIDAVRADLTTAFAADAFDLVTFNPPYLPTEPDEAADDWMGVALSGGETGRAVIEPFLADVGRVLAPDGRVLLLVSSLAGVETIVDHAAAEGFASETVTEDPFPFETLSILRLVRD; via the coding sequence ATGGGGCTCGACGACCGCCGCGAACGCGACGACGTGTACCAACCCGCCGAGGACTCCGATCTCCTCGCGACCGCAGCGACGGCCGACGTCACGGCGACCGACCGCGCGCTCGATGTCGGTACGGGATCGGGCTACGTCGCAGCGCAGATGCAAGCGGCCGGAGCGCAGGTCGTGGGTGTCGATCGAAACCCCCACGCCTGCCGGCAGGCTCGTGAGGCAGGGATCGACGCCGTTCGAGCGGATCTCACGACCGCGTTCGCGGCCGATGCGTTCGATCTCGTGACGTTCAATCCACCCTATCTCCCGACCGAGCCCGACGAGGCGGCTGACGACTGGATGGGGGTGGCGCTGTCGGGTGGCGAGACCGGGCGAGCGGTCATCGAACCGTTCCTCGCGGATGTCGGTCGCGTGCTCGCGCCCGATGGACGAGTCCTCTTGCTCGTGAGTAGCCTCGCTGGCGTCGAGACGATCGTCGACCACGCCGCAGCCGAGGGGTTCGCAAGCGAGACCGTCACCGAGGACCCGTTCCCGTTCGAGACGCTGTCGATCCTTCGGCTGGTGAGAGACTGA
- a CDS encoding mechanosensitive ion channel family protein has translation MNVFEYAKELQQAYFHTLGEQLLGTVVLFGLLAVVGEAIRRAGRPLKRRYSSRLTEATQAGAVAVLTVGVVLALAVVWHVTGFVEYLVKSASISRFEAARVLVTIAVLVIAYLLIRLINRSIDRLSEEYDAITDHQSEVAYHVADVGVFVFAFMGLLVIWGIDPGQLFVGAGVLGAVLGYAARDTLGAITAGFVLLFSRPFRVGDWIEVEEHEGVVRDVTIVNTKIRTFDDEHVLIPNNEVTSNPLINRSENDRFRADIEVSVDYETDLDHAMSVATEAMEDHDDRIREVPSPRTVLKRFADSGIVLELRFWVDKPSARRVWASKTSVIQSVKTAFDREGITIPFPQRTLTARPESDVDVTGHGTPERTGSGDRARGSTTAANGGED, from the coding sequence ATGAACGTCTTCGAGTACGCAAAGGAGTTGCAGCAGGCGTACTTCCACACGCTCGGCGAGCAACTGCTCGGGACCGTCGTGCTGTTCGGGCTGCTGGCGGTGGTCGGCGAGGCCATCAGACGGGCCGGTCGACCGCTCAAACGACGGTACAGCTCGCGGCTGACCGAGGCGACCCAGGCCGGCGCGGTGGCGGTGCTCACCGTGGGTGTCGTCCTCGCGTTGGCCGTGGTCTGGCACGTCACCGGATTCGTCGAATATCTCGTCAAATCGGCGTCCATCTCCCGTTTCGAGGCGGCTCGCGTACTGGTCACGATCGCGGTCCTCGTGATCGCGTACCTCCTCATCCGACTCATCAACCGCTCGATCGATCGGCTCTCCGAGGAGTACGACGCGATCACCGACCACCAGAGCGAAGTGGCGTATCACGTCGCCGACGTCGGGGTGTTCGTGTTCGCGTTCATGGGGCTCCTCGTCATCTGGGGCATCGATCCGGGACAGCTGTTCGTCGGTGCGGGCGTGCTCGGGGCAGTGCTCGGCTACGCGGCACGCGACACCCTCGGTGCGATCACCGCCGGGTTCGTGCTCCTCTTTTCACGGCCGTTCCGTGTCGGCGACTGGATCGAGGTCGAAGAACACGAGGGCGTGGTTCGGGACGTGACTATCGTCAACACCAAGATTCGGACGTTCGACGACGAGCACGTACTGATCCCGAACAACGAAGTCACCAGCAATCCGCTGATCAACCGCTCGGAGAACGATCGGTTCCGAGCCGACATCGAGGTGAGCGTCGACTACGAGACCGACCTCGATCACGCGATGTCAGTGGCCACCGAAGCGATGGAAGACCACGACGACCGAATTCGAGAGGTCCCTTCGCCACGGACGGTGTTGAAACGGTTCGCCGACTCGGGGATCGTGCTCGAACTCCGGTTTTGGGTCGACAAGCCGAGCGCTCGTCGCGTTTGGGCGTCGAAGACCAGCGTGATCCAGTCGGTGAAGACGGCTTTCGATCGCGAGGGGATCACCATCCCGTTCCCCCAGCGGACGCTCACCGCTCGCCCGGAGTCGGACGTCGACGTCACCGGACATGGCACGCCCGAACGCACTGGATCAGGTGACCGAGCACGGGGATCGACCACGGCAGCCAACGGCGGCGAGGACTGA
- a CDS encoding 16S ribosomal RNA methyltransferase A has product MTGRNRSSTESRDPDALLARAGIQPDRNQDQHFLVDDRVLDRLPTYAEGFDTSHVLEIGAGTGALTDRVLDVADRVTVVERDTRLADFLREEFADACTDGRLDIIEGDALSVDLPEFSASVSNLPYGVSSEVLFRLLPAKRPLVVMVQKEFAERMVAAPGTDDYGRLSVTVGHYAECEIVETVPPEAFSPPPAVESSVVRASPRDPDYAIDETAFLAFVRAVFTQRRKTVRNAIRNTTHISGIEQPAAVVEAADEGLLRKRAGDLTPTEFAALARLGVEVGGAPSEEATSGSEIE; this is encoded by the coding sequence ATGACCGGGCGGAACCGTTCGTCGACGGAGAGTCGTGATCCCGACGCGCTGCTGGCCCGGGCAGGCATCCAACCCGACCGGAACCAGGATCAACACTTTCTCGTCGACGATCGAGTGCTCGACCGTCTTCCGACGTACGCTGAAGGATTCGACACTAGTCACGTCCTCGAGATCGGGGCCGGAACGGGCGCGCTGACCGATCGCGTGCTCGATGTCGCCGACCGCGTCACAGTGGTCGAGCGCGACACGCGTCTCGCCGACTTCCTTCGTGAGGAGTTCGCCGACGCCTGCACTGACGGGCGGCTTGACATCATCGAGGGCGACGCGCTCTCGGTGGACTTGCCCGAGTTCTCCGCGTCGGTGTCGAACCTTCCCTATGGCGTGTCGAGCGAGGTGCTCTTTCGATTGCTGCCAGCGAAGCGACCGCTCGTGGTCATGGTACAGAAAGAGTTCGCCGAGCGGATGGTCGCTGCCCCCGGCACCGACGACTACGGTCGGCTGTCGGTGACCGTGGGCCACTACGCCGAGTGCGAGATCGTCGAAACTGTGCCACCGGAGGCGTTCTCGCCGCCACCGGCCGTCGAGAGCAGTGTCGTGCGAGCCTCCCCGCGCGATCCGGACTACGCGATCGACGAGACGGCGTTTCTCGCGTTCGTCAGGGCGGTGTTCACCCAGCGGCGCAAGACCGTCCGCAACGCGATCCGCAACACGACCCACATCTCGGGGATCGAGCAACCGGCAGCGGTGGTCGAGGCCGCCGACGAGGGGTTACTGAGAAAGCGAGCGGGCGATCTCACTCCCACGGAGTTCGCTGCACTCGCCCGTCTCGGTGTGGAAGTCGGCGGTGCGCCCAGCGAGGAAGCGACGTCGGGGAGCGAGATCGAATGA
- a CDS encoding DUF655 domain-containing protein: MSDTESDDGASTERTRAVVLDLLPNGRPDDDRPAHRKPPLAYTLGESQFQLRELTLAEDADISIGDRIQFDAEGVESAREVAYDDLSNAARSELEYAVEEIIDRDEARFVDFYNDAQPITLRLHQINLLPGIGKKLRNSILDERKREPFDGFDDLEERVAGLHRPKEILVERLIEELRDDDLKYRIFVGRDPNEG, from the coding sequence ACCGAGCGGACACGAGCCGTCGTGCTCGATCTGCTGCCCAACGGCCGTCCCGACGACGACCGGCCAGCACACCGGAAACCGCCGCTCGCCTACACCCTCGGGGAGTCACAGTTTCAACTCCGGGAGCTGACGCTGGCCGAGGACGCCGACATTTCTATCGGCGATCGGATCCAGTTCGACGCCGAGGGAGTCGAATCCGCTCGTGAGGTGGCCTACGACGACCTCTCGAACGCCGCGCGGTCGGAGCTCGAGTACGCGGTCGAGGAGATCATCGACCGCGACGAGGCGCGGTTCGTCGACTTCTACAACGACGCTCAGCCGATCACGCTCCGGCTCCACCAGATCAACTTGCTCCCCGGGATCGGGAAGAAGCTCCGGAACTCGATCCTCGACGAGCGAAAGCGCGAACCATTTGATGGGTTCGACGACCTCGAAGAGCGGGTCGCGGGGCTCCACCGCCCGAAGGAGATCCTCGTCGAACGGCTGATCGAGGAACTCCGCGACGACGACCTCAAGTACCGCATCTTCGTCGGGCGCGACCCGAACGAAGGGTAG